The following nucleotide sequence is from Hevea brasiliensis isolate MT/VB/25A 57/8 chromosome 7, ASM3005281v1, whole genome shotgun sequence.
AAGTgagaagtaagaaaagattagttcaGAAATTAAATGAGAAATTGACAGCAATATATAGCTTGCCTTCTGTAGAGGTAGGATAGAATTATGAGATCATTAACTGTGATCATGCGTCCCCTATACCAATCGCTTTGGAGTCAAATGATTCCATCATGTGCTCCTTTCTGTAATTTTAAGGGATATTTTTTTTATACGATTGGCTCCTATTATAAGCACCAACATGGCAAGCTCAATATGAAGTAATCAAATTCACTAGCAAAAAGGAACACTATAAGCTATCCATCCTCTGAATTAATTAGCTTGTCAAAAAATAAGGCCCTTGTggtgaaagaaagaaagaagcaaaagTTGGAACTTCTAATCATCAATAAGCCAAAAATGTGAtcaaattctttatttttttcatcATATGATCCATCTTTGTAGGACCATGATGAAGTAAAGGAACTTATCTTGTATTCTTGTTTCAATCTTAGCCCTGAATTTGCCTCTTGGGTATGACACAAATGCTTAGGCCAGATGTATCAGATAATACTGAAAGTGGGCAACAAAAAGAAGGATGGTTAATGGAAAAAGACATATGCAAATGGGAACTCCAATTATCCATATGGCCCTCCATTCAAACCCTTTACTACTTTATTGAGCATTTAAGAGAAAACAAAAGCCATATAGTACAATTGCTGGCTTTAATGGGTATCCAAAGATTTTGCAAAAGAGCAAAGAGCAAACATAAGATCAGAAGCTCCACAGATTACAACATAAACACAAGAAATTAAAGAAACCACAAAATTTAAGTATCAAATGTAATTGAAATTCTAATTTACCCCTTAATAATTCTCAACTCCAAATCCCACTAGGATCAAAAACTTAATTATAATTAGCGTAATAACTATATATATAAAAGGGTACTAATTAATTTAAGCTTCAATGTCAAACCTTGGACACTTGATGGAGCCCATTGATATATCAATCTCAATCAAGTTTTCTTCCTCGTTCATCTCATTTAGTTCTGCCAAAAGCTCCATTAGACCATGTTGCTTATAGAATGAACCTGTTGTTGTGAAATCTGGGAATTTCTTCTGCAGATTAAACTTGGATTCTTCTTCTTTATGACCAATGTAGTGTCCACTAGGAAGGGCAATTTCAATGAGACTTTCCTCATCAGAAATAGATCCATCAGAGCAATCCGGGCTTCGAAACATCTTGTCTTGAAATGGCCAGTCTGCTTCAGAATCCTGATCGCTAGTTGAAGAACGGTAGAGGCAGCAGTCACTTTCTGATAGTATAACTGGATATGATCTGTCTATGTACTCATCAATCTGGCAGATATCTTCCTTTTCTCCAGTTCCTTTCTCTTCTGTGATGGATTCATCTTCAGGAACTAGTTCTTTAGATAAAATAATAtcttcttcttgttcttcttcatcttcttcttctatgcAAGGCGATTCAGGCGAACTTTCTTGATCAGTTGTGACTGATTTCTCCAGCAGCTTTGGTTTTTGCTTATAGAACTTGAAGATAAGAGGGGATAAAGTTAATAGTGATGTGAGAAGGATGGATGATGAGAACCCACAGCCTAGAAAAGCAGCAAGAACTAAACCAAGAACAGAAATCCATGATAATGGGTTTTTGAAGAAAAAAGAAATGGAAGGCATTTGTTCCTGATCAACTTTTGTGTCTCCACTTAATTATGTACTGTAACAACTCCTTTATATGATCAATTTATTTGCTAGAAAAAAAGTATAAAGAAGGTGAATTTCTTCTTTTATTGAAATGCAAGATCTATGACAGAATagactaaagaaaaaaaaatctaaactaCTATTTCAATAAGATCTGTTACCGGaagtaaaattgataaaaaaaaatgcagAAACTTGGCTTGTAATGTTTGTTCTTGCTGGGACATGAAACAAGACAAAGGGCAAAAAAATGGAAGATTTTGCATGTGCAAATTGAAGAGAGTTTGATAGGAATACCAAAGAAAGAATGAACAAGAAGCTTAAATGAGTAGTGAATGTTGTTGTTGTGTGCTTGGAGATTGGAGAAGAAGCAGATAATACCTTAACTGGTTTGCAAAGAAGAAGCATATGTAAAACATTTAAGAAAccatatttcaatttcttctttctCCTAAAAAACTATGTGCTTTTCTCATATAACCCCAATCAGATGGTCTTCCTCTTCAAGTGATTCTCTTGAAAACACCAAAACCCCAGGTTTTCCCCAATTGATTTACAGTCTCAGAGCCTGGATATTAGAGAAGCCATGTGCTTACATCTGAGCTCACCACATGGCACTTTGCCTCAATCTTCCACGAGaaaaacataaaaaatattagaaaaagaGTACGCgagataaatattatattaattttctcCATCAGCCATTCCCATCCTCCACACCAAGAACCCTAAATCAAAGCTTTAATGAAGATGGGAAACAGGCATTTCCCATTAAAATATCTTCTCTCTCTACGTATATTCTGCTCATTTCCATCTACAGAAACTGCCTTTGAAAGGGCCATATTTGCAACAgcttaaaaaaaaacacttttatCTTTAGAACAGTCAAACAATATTCTCATCAGTGCTTttgcaggagtattttctatggAGGATTTATGAAACTCAACTCAACCCAAGATTATCTAACTAGTCAAAACCCAGAAACTATTTTCTTGTTTTTCCATACCTTTTCCAGTGGCAATACAAAGCCTGTAATCACAAATAGACTGGCCAGTGTCAACTTGTCCACTGTACTATACCACTCGTTATAAGCTTTACAAACCCATGTCAGAATCGTACAGTCAAACACAAAAGCCTAGAGACGCAAAAGAAAAAACCCAAGAATCtatagcattttcttttgcattcAATTATATAATTTACAATTCTGTTGCCAGTATtcattgaaaaaaataaatattccAGGCAAGTAAGAGGAAAGTGGAATATTCTATGAGTACTCAGTCCAAACCATAGAATCCAAAGGTTTCGTTTTGACTTAAAATCTATTTTTAATTATACTTTTTTATTAGATGAATTTAGTTTTCAGAGAGGActctatattaattttatttattcatatACTTTAAAAATAAGTATTAAtgaatttttaagattttttaGGTTAAATTTATTCCTAGTTCATTTAATTATTAGGAAATTAGAATATCGATTGTAGGCTGATAAAAAAGtcacaaaatttataaattatataaatcttTTCATTTTTTCAATTCCATTCAATCCATGTAAAGCTATTTTTTATGGGCGCAGAATCTTTAACACCTACACAGAATATATATACTAAACATCAAAATCTCTCTTTTTATTGAGATAAAATTAATCCATCACAAGATATTATGATGAGATTAATATTCcattatgtttttcaacaaccaaTTAAGTGGAGCATACATAAACAACATATTCACTCTTGAGATGTTGATATTAAGATTGGAAATTAAATGATATATGAAACTAAAAGATGTAACCCCACCAGAGAGAGAATACATATATATAATAGTTGATCAAAACACATAACTTTTCTGCTTCTGGAGTGTGCCTCTAATGATGCCTTTAACAATGCTTTAATCATGCATATGGACCATCAATTAATGTGTCTCCGCCCACCCATAATGCTAGCCCCACCGTTCACCAATTTCCGGCGCCGGAAAATGATTAAGTTCTTGATAATTGATCATTTATAACTATACAGATAACTATGAAAAAGCCGATCACTTATGctctttctttaaaaaaaatttattgccAAATTTAAGTGTCCAAAAGAATAAAGATATAGTGAAACTTATCAAGGGAAGAAAGATTTAGGACCAAGCTATAAGTTCCTTCCAATATAGCCTAAAAATTAATAATCATTTAGCATTTATCTTACTTGATCCTTAAAATTTAGCTCTCATATTTTCACTTTTCAGCgtctaattttcatttttatgaatGAAAAGATATAATAGGCATTAGATAAAGTAGTACAAGATTGAACAACCCCACAAAGGAAGCAAAGTAaatgttgaaaatgggagagaaatgAGAAAAAAGAAGAGGACACCTGTCGGCCAGTTGCAAATGAAAGCAACCGAAAATAAGGAAAGCCACATGAAACCCTAGTAGGAGTGACCCTTATGCTCAGCAAGTTGGGTACAAAAAACCaaagaagaaaacaaaagaagAGTATAATTTAAGCAGAAAAATAGTCTTGAAAGGACAAATGAGATGAAGAAATCCGACATCTGCTGGGCAGTGTAGCTTACAGAATGTTTTAGCTGTGAATTTCGATACATTATCAGAATTGGAGCTCCGGGGGGGACCATATCTGAGTCTTGATGAATATTTCTTTTCAACCCTAAAATTTTATCGGATAAATCATAAATAATTACTGTGTATTTGCTATAGCCGCAATATTGAATCTgcatatatttttaatttcttcttcACTGTGTTCAaccaaaaataaaaaagtttcaaTTTCTTGAAGTGCTCTAGTTTTCTTTGACTGGGCTCAAACTGCATATAAACAATGAGCAAAGACCAATAGTATCCATGAAAATCACCAAAACAACCATCACATTAGAAGAATCTGcatatatatgaaattttatatttattttgttttaatatttATTGGTATATTTCAAGATTATTTgatattttcattttcagttcttAGTTAATAATTATAAGCCTGATCACAACTTAGTTTGCAGAGTGGGAACTTGCCCCAATTGTAAAAGTACaggttcatttttcttttttaagtcCTGCCTTTCAAGATTTAATTTATGATTATTTTAAAGATTTTAcagtttttaaatatttatttaattttatatatgttttACATTTAATGTCTAAAAAAAGAAAGGGAGTACTaaataaagcaaaaaaaaaaaagaaaaagaaaattagaaaattCAAAATGACATGTTATTAactctaaaattaattattattaactctaaaatttgagttaaaaataaaaatataattggaattaaatcaattaaaaaaataactgaAATTAGTGTGTCATATCTTGGTTGCGTGTGTTAGAGATTTGGGAGTCCAAAGTGTTttgggaaaatattttttaatgggTCATATGAAAAAAGACATTCATAAACTTTACACTACATTCAACATAAAATCTTAAGACAATTGATTTATGGATATCTTTCACTTATATGTCTTTCACTCAtctcatttatttattatatgaaaatttcacatttacatattccCAACATGGTATTTTAGAACAATAACATGGTATTTCAGAACAATCTATTGATTACGTGAGATTTACtcatactaatttttttttcattttataataataaaaattttgcttaaAAAAATAACTATTACAGTTACAATTATTAATCCCTAACTATATATTACAGATACAATTATTAACTACTAAATTATTACAGTTATTAACTACCCTTTAAAAACTTTCACACTTTACTTCTCCTTTATTGATCTTTGTGTACATGAAGAATTGTTGGGTTATTTCTCTATGGTGCACTTGCATGCTTGATTGACAGGCTTGCCTGGTGAAATTAGTAACCCACAGTTTTCCAATTATTGCCATTGCTGGTGCCTGGTGAATTGAAAGTGAAACAAACTGTTCATGTATTCCTTCGCCTGTATTAGAATGTGGCTACAAATCACAGTCATGGAAGAATGTTTCTTTGTAATCCTAAAATTTTATcggttaaatcataaatcattacTGTGTATTTGTTATAGCTGCAATATTGAATCTGCATATattttttcatttcttcttcacTGTGTTCAaccaaaaataaaaaagtttcaaTTTCAAGTGCTCTAGTTTTCTTTGACTGGGCTCAAACTACATATAAACAATGAGCAAAGACCAATGGTATCCATGAAAATCACTAAAACATCCATCACATTAGAAGAATATGCacatatatgaaattttatatttattttgttttaatatttATTGGTATATTTCAAGATTATTTGATATTTTCATCTTCAGTTCTTAGTTAATAATTATAAGCCTGAATTGTTCAGAACTTAGTTTGCAGAGTGGGAACTTGCCCCAATTGTAAAAGTACaggttcatttttcttttttaagtcCTGCCTTTCAAGATTTAATTTATGATTATTTTAAAGATTTTAcagtttttaaatatttatttaattttataaatgtcttcctttaatgtCTAAAAAAAGAAAGGGAAtactaaataaagaaaaaaaaaaggaaaaagaaaaggagaaaatCCAAAATGATATGTTATTAACTCTAAAGTTAATTATTATTAACTctaaaattaaagttaaaaataaaaatataattgaaattaaatcaaataaaaaaataactgaAATTAGTGTGTCATGTCTTGGTTGGGTGTGTTAGAGATTTAAGAGCCCAAAATGTCGTttcggaaaaatattttttgATGATTCTTATGAAAAAAGACATTTATGAATTTGACACCACATTCAATCCAAAATCTTAAAACAATTGGTTTATGGGTATTTTTCACTTATATATTACTCACTTATCCCTTTTTTTTTCGATGTGAAAATTTCAAACTTATATATTCTCATAAGAGTATTTCAGAATAATCTATTGATTACGTGGGATTTTCTCAtagtattttttttcattttataataataaaaattttgcttaaAAAAATAACTATTACAGTTACAATTATTAATCCCTAACTATTACACATACAATTATTAACTAGTAAATTATTGCAGTTATTAACCACCCTTTAACAACTATCACACTTTACTTCTCCTTTATTGATCTTTGTGTACATGAAGAATTGTTGGGTTATTTCTCTAGGGTGCACTTGCATGCTTGATTGACAGGCTTGCCTGGTGAAATTAGTGACCTACAGTTTTCCAATTATTGCCATTGCTGGTGCCTGGTGAATTGAAAGTGAAACAAACTGTTCATGTATTCCTTCGCCTGTATTAGAATGTGGCTACAAATCACAGTCATAGAAGAACTTCATGTCCTCTCAAATTTTAAAAGGCCAGTGTTCCAAATATAAGCTTCACAAAAAAGAAGGCAATGCTCCACTGATGCAGACACCAGAATGGGCTAACAGAAGAAATCTTCTTCCATGTGGCTGCCGCAGCCTCCATCACTGTCTTTGCTGCTGCCTGTTCACTATCAGCATTACACTCTCCACCATCCACAAGATGAATGCAACTAAACACATACCATATCTGAATGCCGAATGGAAAGCAACACAAGACCAATCATTGACATTTACCATTTCGCACCTACAAACTACAAGTGCAGAGACAACTATTTGTACGAGAGAAGCCATGTACGAATTCCAATAGCTTCCTTCCAGATCTTATACTTCAATCAATTGCATATTAATTTCCTTTTTGCCACCAACATATCAAATCCCATATAGGCACTAAGGCAATAAGAAGGAacttcagttaaataaataaataaaattaagaagGAACTTCAATGGTGGTAAAAGCATGCACAGTATACATTCAACTTCCACCTTTCTTTGTGGTTAGTTCATGGCATTTTTTATGTTTGGGAATTTAATAGAATATAAATGCagtaaaaatgataaatttaatttttaattttttacaggATTGcgttgaaaaattaaattgtaaataaaaacagtttaaaatatatatatatatattttagaatAATTTTATGCAATATGACGAAATTTTAGTGAACAAACACACACAAATGAATATAAAACCACACAAAAGTActgtttttatttaaaaaaattacaatacatgcaatacatatgaaATTTGTTCCTCCCCCTTTTATAATTAcatgaaattcatttataaaCATAATTGTGAATTCCAGATGACTGTGAGCAGCTAATGCATTATTTTTAAGCACAATAAATAATCCAAATAAGGGAAAGATTTTGatatttttctattttgaaaatGACATTTTTATAGGAATATAAaagcaaatttaattaaaaagataTGCTAGATTGTGTTAGTAGCTAGAAATTGGACGCAATGGGAGTGGCAGACAACAAAATTTTGTGATGAAGATACATGGTTAGAAGGTACAAAATGTAGCTGGCTATAAGGATATTGTCCCTTGTTCATATCCTACAAAGATCCTCCAACTAAGGGTAAGGTAAGGGTACCAATATATTTCCCTGTCATATTTTTTCGCTCATCACTTCCATTCAGGACTTTGGATTGCTCACTACCTAATAATTTTAGTGATTCTGACATCAACCTAACACTAGGATCTATGAATCCTCAAATTTTCAACTCTTCTTTTTTACTGTCTTAAGCTGGTATtgtgaattttatatatatatatatatatatatatatatatatatatatatatatatatatatatacacactacTGAAGATTAAACTTTATTAGATGAAGGTGTTGTTTAATTGGGGTAATTTGTTACTAACTTCAAGTTTTATTGTTTGGTTGGTATTTTATGTCAATTTTTTAAGAAGTTAAAGAAGTAATTTCTTTCATTCATGAAGCAACTTATTTATCCTCAGAAGAGTTGGGAAGTTCACTTCTTAAAGAGTAAAGAGTTTGAATCAAACAAAGCCAAGATTAAAggtaataaaaatattatgtgATGTTTAGATGGAGATATTTGATCATATGGATttggattaaatataatatttagatattcTAAATGAAAATGAATTTATTCAAATCACATATATTTATGACaagtttaaaaaattaaagatataagataattatttttattttgttatttcaaATTTATATCTCACCCCAATTAAATGTTTCAGCTCTACATAATTAGATACTTCCATGAAAATTCTTTTTATTAGCCAAATCaaagatttttaaatttatgaatttcacATTCTAAGTTTTCAATCAAACATcttaaatccaaatttcaaatcaaaatccTATAATTCAAATGCAACCTAAAAGAATTTTTTAgttcaaaattaaaataacacattTGTAAAGTAGGAAAATTAGGAGACTGAAGACTTAAACTTGAATCTTGTCAGACAAGTGATATGTCTTTAAACCACTAAATTAAATTAAGCTAAGCAATTAGAACAAAACCAAATTACAACAAatctaataaaataaattcaaaacccCGAATTTAAAGGCAAAAACCAAAGATGATAAATCTAAACTTGTAATTAGACACCCAAGAAGCTGTTTCGATCGAAGAAGATGGCCTTAAACTTGTAAAATTAAatgcaaaaaaaataaataaataaaaactccTTCAACACCCCAACCACCTTCATAATTAAGAATGGAGACACAAAAATCAAATATGTTTGTTGTACCTTAGAAAAAATTTACTTATTGTGTCACTGCCAAATCAAAGATCAAACCATGTGAGTCCTTGGCAGTATCACTAGAGCTCTGATCTCCCTGAAGAGTTGTAGATCAGAACGAAATCTGGCTAATTTGTACCAACGAAATACTCAAGATTTCTTAGCAACTATAGGTAGACATAGAAGTTAGGATGAgcaaaaaaattgaattgaatcatttaattctatttttcaatttcattttttatgAGTTCAGTTTGATTCTGTTAGCATTTTTAAAGAGTTCGATTTTTATGTTTAgttcaatttttttataaaaaaaaaaagtcgaaACGGACTGATTTTTttagtttataatttatttttgttgattttatatatatttttaataagggATCGAAAGAGTATGAACTCAAATATAAATATGTCAAGTGAGTTATATAACTTATGATGATTTTATTGACTTTTATAGAATACAATGTGTAATTTATGGAATTTATAGTATGTCCAAAGAATaataatatagaaaaaaaaaatcaataaaataggCTTAAACAGATAAATCAAACCAAagtgaattaaaattttttaattttattcgattcaactcatatctcggtttggtttgattaatattatttttcaatttaatttttgtattatttcggtttggtttgattattttatttttaaacattaaaattgaaattctaattaataaaatGGAGAATAAATTTATTTGCTAACAGACTTaaccattgatttttttttcttaatgaaTTACCTTATCCCATAATTACTTTTATGAATTATGAGTATATTAA
It contains:
- the LOC110668752 gene encoding uncharacterized protein LOC110668752 yields the protein MLLLCKPVKFYKQKPKLLEKSVTTDQESSPESPCIEEEDEEEQEEDIILSKELVPEDESITEEKGTGEKEDICQIDEYIDRSYPVILSESDCCLYRSSTSDQDSEADWPFQDKMFRSPDCSDGSISDEESLIEIALPSGHYIGHKEEESKFNLQKKFPDFTTTGSFYKQHGLMELLAELNEMNEEENLIEIDISMGSIKCPRFDIEA